GAGGGCCATCTCTTTTGCTAGATATGTGGCCCAGATGCacatcttcctcctctctgggaTCACCGAGTCCTGGCTTTTTTCCATCATGTCCATGGATGGGTACAAGGCCATCTGCCACCCTCTCCAGTACAACGTCATAATGAGCCACTGGCTTTGGGACCTCATGGTGGACATCTGTGCAGCCTATGGTGTGTGATGGTCTGTGTTATACCTTCTTTGCCATGTGACTGCCCTACTGTGGCCCGAATGATATTGACCACTACTTTTGTGAGTTTCTTGCTGTCCTGAAGCTGACCTGTGCAGACACATCCCTCGGTGACTGTATGGACTTCATCATAGGCTTCAGTGTCATTGTGGTCCCACTCTCCCTAGTTGTCATTGTCTATGCCAACATCTTGGCCGCCATCATGAAGATCTGCTCAGCTCAGGGGCAGATCAAGGCCTTCTCTCCCTGTGCCTCTCACATCACTGTGGTCACTGTGTTCGCCATCCCCTGCATCATTAGGTACATGAGCCCTGGCCCTGATTCCTGGTCAAACAGTGGCAAGAAAATGGCCCTTTCTACATATAATACTGCCACAGCCTTTCTCAACCCTGTCATCTACAGTCTGAGGAACAAGGACTTTCCTCAAGTTGATGGGATGAGTCAGGGCCCCTTTAAGCTGAAGCCCTGGGAGCCAAGCAGGACACACACTCACCATGAGCACTCTCCCATGACACCTGGAAGAGCTGGACTCCACCAGGCTAACATCACCCTGAACCAGGGGGAGGGCACAGGGTGCTCAGACATTGGCTGTATCTGTGGTGACGCAGTGTGAGAGGGAGGTGACAGAGTAGATGGAGCACAATGGTCAAGAGCCTGGACTTTAGTGCCACGCAGACCAGGATGAGACACTTGGTTTCACCAATGACTAGATATGTGATTTTTGTAAGTCATTGAATTACTCTAAAGTTTGTACCTCTTCTTTACAGGGAAGTGGAAAtgcttaaatgagataatagatgAAACGTGCTTGGTACAGAAATTGGCATGTAGTAatctttcaacaaatgtttgttttgattttttaaatttatggctCAGGGATGAACTATCAACCAATAATCAGCTATGATTCTCCTGATCTGTGGAAGTGAGTAGAGTCCTAGACAGTAAAttttaaagggggggggggaagaagtaAAAATCCAAAGACTGAAAAGTAGAGAAACTTAGCGTGAGAAAGAGACTTGAGAAGGAGGAAATGAGCCTGTATCGACCCAGCTACAAACTGTGGCAGTTACAGCATCTGAGGTCAACTGAAATTGtcttagaaagggaaaaaatactatTCAGTACCACTTGTTTCTGTtcatttgcatgtttatttcccttttcctcttgttTCAAGTAAAATCCATTTTGGAAAACTACAGCCTGTCTTGGGTGACCTCAAGGAGAAGGGACTCTGTCCACTTAAGAGCAATGAAAATTAGAGAGGGGAGTGGGCATGTTGTTACCCCCAGATGCAAACTTTAGCTTGGAGGGACCTTTCCTGACACTGTGCTTATTCCTCATAGAACGTTCACAAATGTAAAAAGTTTTCTTCCAGGCCTCACCAATCTGCAGGGTCATATTACTGTATTTCCCATATTTACTGGCTTTTTATTTGACTTTGATGGCTGTTGCAGGGTCTCCAGAATCCGACAAAGCAATCCCCAAGACTTTCTGGGACATTTCCCATAAGCTAACACACAGCCCCCTGAGGTTCTTCTTTCCAGTCCCCTTGCTGATGCACATGGTTACGAAACCTCCTTGCACAGAAATAGCAAGCTGTGTTGGCCAGAACTATTTAACATGAAGGCCTGGGACCTCCATGACAGCCCATGGCTACAGGTGCACAATGTCCTCAAAGACACTGTTCTACCCCACTGTCGATAGGTGTTGTATAAATAATGGAGCCAAAGTAAAAAGCAGATAAGGAAACGGGGTATATAATTTCATCATGCTTACAGACATTTGAATAATATCATTAACATAGAAAGAGCTCTCAtgaattggaaagaaaaacataaacatccCAGAATAATGGGAGCAGATAGGAACAGTTCACAAAACAAGTCCAAATTATCAGTAAGCATATGGGAAATCCCACCACAGTAGgaaccaaagaaatgaaaagtaaaataccaGTGAGATAtccttttttcacttttgaaactggctagtttttaaataatgaaatcagGGGTGACCAGAAGACAATAAAAGATAGACTTTCACACATGGCTGGTGAGagtataaattgattttttttttgcaagagaaTCTGGTTTATGTATCAAGAACCTTCACTACTTTGGCTTAATACTTCCAGTTTTAGGACATATCAAATTTGCACTCAATATTCCAATACCTAGAGAAACATGGACTCATCTGTGAAGCCATGCCCACCACCTTGTCACTTCTCCAGGGTGCTACCAGCTGCATGCTTAGTATCTTAGGCATCCTTGTCTTAGTACTcatctctcacacactacactgGGACTTGAGTTATCCATGCCTGCATCCACAGGACCTAGCCTTAGGCCTGCCATACAGTAGCATCAATGAACATTTGCCATTGGTAATTGCTAATACCATGTATGCCATTACAAGATGGTAATTAGCCTTTCTCAAGATTCAGACACAGAGCATACCACAAAACACATTCCCTCAGTctcaataaatgattttaaaggcTCCGCTTTTGTTAACTACTAAGTTGACAGAAGTGTCCCTTCTTTTGTTAACTACAAAGATTCTGGAATAAAAGGGAACTGCAAGACTGATGTGCCTAGGAGACATTTCATGGTATTCACCTGTCAGCCAAACCATGGGCTGTCCCCCAGGACCAGTGTAGTGTTGagagtggggctgagggggcgtgtgCTCTGGTGCTCCTGAGTTATGTTAATGAGTGTTGGTGCATTGACTGTACATCATGAGTCTTGTTTCTCTGTCCCCCAGCTAGCCTCCCAGGGCCTCATTCTGGGGCTCTGCCCCAGCCTGTCACCTTGAGGAACGCCCCCTTGACATCTTTATTGCGGAGGCTATAGATGATGGGGTTGAGGAAAGCAGAGATGATGTTGTAGAACAGGGCCAACTTTTTGTCTTCCTCTGGGGAGGCCTCAGAGCCAGGCCTCATGTACATGACCAAGACTGGCACGCAGAAGATGGTGACCACAGTGATATGGGAGGCACAGGTAGAGAAGGCCTTCAGCCGCCCCTGGGCTGAACGGATCCTCAAGATGGCAATGAAGATGTTGACATAAACGACAAGGATAAGGAAAAATGGAACCAGGGTGGAACTAAAGCCGAGAATGAAGTCTACTCGGTCATTGACTGAGGTGTCTGCACAAGCCAGTTTTAAGAGTGCTGGGACTTCACAGAAGAAGTGGTTGATCTGGTTGGGGCCACAGTAGGGCAGACGCATGGCAAACACAGTGTAGACAAGA
This DNA window, taken from Desmodus rotundus isolate HL8 chromosome 3, HLdesRot8A.1, whole genome shotgun sequence, encodes the following:
- the LOC128780528 gene encoding olfactory receptor 6N1-like, which gives rise to MQEPNQSCVTEFILLGFSFSPRTMPLLFSAFLMTYLLSILGNSMISILICLDSRLHTPMYFFIGILSLLDLGYTTTTVPQMLAHMASQRKTISFASCVAQMYIFLVLGITESWLFAIVSIDRYVAICHPLRYKVIMSPLLCGAMVIFCGLWGVTSALVYTVFAMRLPYCGPNQINHFFCEVPALLKLACADTSVNDRVDFILGFSSTLVPFFLILVVYVNIFIAILRIRSAQGRLKAFSTCASHITVVTIFCVPVLVMYMRPGSEASPEEDKKLALFYNIISAFLNPIIYSLRNKDVKGAFLKVTGWGRAPE